The following proteins come from a genomic window of Paenibacillus spongiae:
- the yycI gene encoding two-component system regulatory protein YycI has product MEWGRAKNVLIFAFLVLNIVLGYQLWSNIQEGPSTSGDVNDLSPGTLAVMREKGIKLTARSIPTETPKLSELTYRVTEKLGEGKRQMLETPVDGKIVFNEKELLNELGPVIPELKEYRYDPELNEDEAFVLHRIIEDRPMFDVRLKLYYSNQKIVAYSQDRVELITGDEAAEQTVLPATKALESLIYNHFKPGAVIKDIKLGYHGLDFNSDTQFSAPSWRVLLEDGQVYYVHAISAEVFTEKEEAPLNGAKTE; this is encoded by the coding sequence ATGGAATGGGGACGGGCGAAAAACGTACTTATTTTCGCGTTTCTGGTCCTGAATATCGTGCTTGGCTATCAGCTGTGGTCGAATATTCAGGAAGGGCCCAGCACCAGCGGAGACGTGAACGATCTGTCGCCGGGCACGCTTGCGGTTATGCGGGAGAAGGGCATCAAGCTAACCGCCAGAAGCATACCGACCGAAACGCCGAAACTGAGCGAGCTAACGTATCGCGTGACGGAGAAGCTCGGCGAAGGGAAGCGGCAGATGCTGGAGACGCCGGTCGACGGCAAAATCGTCTTCAACGAGAAAGAGCTGCTAAACGAGCTTGGCCCGGTGATTCCCGAGCTGAAGGAATACCGGTACGATCCGGAGCTGAATGAAGACGAAGCCTTCGTCCTGCACCGGATCATCGAAGACCGGCCGATGTTCGATGTCAGGCTGAAGCTGTACTACAGCAATCAGAAGATCGTAGCCTACAGCCAGGACCGGGTCGAGCTGATCACGGGCGACGAGGCTGCGGAGCAAACGGTGCTGCCCGCGACGAAGGCATTGGAGAGCTTGATCTACAACCATTTCAAGCCGGGCGCCGTCATAAAGGATATAAAGCTGGGCTACCACGGACTGGATTTCAACTCCGATACGCAGTTCTCCGCTCCATCGTGGCGGGTGCTGCTGGAGGACGGGCAAGTCTATTACGTTCATGCGATCAGTGCAGAGGTGTTCACCGAGAAGGAAGAAGCGCCGCTAAACGGCGCAAAGACCGAGTAG
- a CDS encoding MBL fold metallo-hydrolase gives MGIRFTVLASGSTGNATIVQGDEATVLVDAGLSVKKIEELMRERGVAGHHVDAILVTHEHSDHIKGLGAFARKFDLPIYANEATWGAMERHVGQINPEQRVILETGETVNFGGIRTTSYAISHDAAEPVGYVFDDDDVKLSLATDLGYVSDKVRMMIEDSDVLVLESNHDVDMLRMGRYPWNIKRRILSDIGHLSNEAAGEALCQLMTDRTKRVYLAHLSLDHNLMDLAKLTVNSVLESNGFFFKKDEFPLRDTYHDRPTPWDEVKKR, from the coding sequence ATGGGAATACGATTTACGGTACTTGCCAGCGGATCGACGGGGAACGCGACGATCGTGCAGGGCGACGAAGCAACGGTGCTTGTAGATGCCGGTTTAAGTGTAAAGAAAATAGAGGAGCTTATGCGCGAGCGCGGCGTAGCCGGCCATCACGTGGATGCGATTCTCGTTACGCATGAGCATTCCGATCATATAAAGGGGCTGGGCGCGTTCGCTCGCAAGTTCGATCTGCCGATCTATGCGAATGAAGCGACCTGGGGCGCAATGGAACGACACGTCGGCCAGATCAATCCGGAGCAGCGGGTCATTCTGGAAACGGGCGAGACGGTGAACTTTGGCGGCATACGTACGACATCGTACGCGATCTCGCATGATGCGGCCGAGCCGGTCGGGTACGTGTTCGACGACGATGATGTGAAGCTCAGTCTGGCGACAGACCTCGGTTATGTAAGCGACAAGGTGCGGATGATGATTGAGGATTCGGATGTGCTGGTGCTGGAATCGAATCACGATGTCGACATGCTTCGCATGGGCCGTTATCCATGGAACATCAAGCGCCGCATCCTGAGCGATATCGGGCACTTGTCGAACGAAGCGGCCGGAGAAGCGCTATGCCAGCTAATGACGGACCGGACGAAACGGGTCTATTTGGCCCACCTCAGCCTGGATCATAATTTGATGGACTTGGCGAAGCTGACGGTGAATAGTGTATTAGAGAGTAACGGTTTCTTCTTCAAGAAGGACGAGTTCCCGCTGCGGGATACATATCATGACCGGCCTACGCCATGGGATGAAGTGAAGAAACGATAA
- a CDS encoding S1C family serine protease codes for MSLFDDEFYSTRVKRRPRLAKSDGKTFSAVPLRSKSWSKVRIAVLSSVASSVAVVLVFGLFVGFDRGGGLPGGSVAAVSPVQTNTDPYERTIQAADKVRPAVVSIINEQQLPTINGGSGLDEGEETELAQAAVGSGVIFEKVKGKAHIITNAHVVAGAEAVKAVLSNGDVLEAELVGVDEITDLAVLEIDGSGIKTVAEIGDSNELRAGQWVMAIGNPLGLSDSLSMGIVSKTHRIIPVSLSQDGVYDWEQEVIQVDASINQGNSGGPLIDLNGKVVGINSMKVADFGVEGVGFAIPSHSAMPIVQSLLEYGKVKRPYLGVYTMDLQAYMAQQSIGAGSDLPEDPEMLPEDGEKAPDQEAGSSEEDSQEELPQSDLKLPKGVEDGVIVLEAVGPSAEAGLEFNDIIVKLDKQSISSTMELRKYLYGKKSIGDDIQVTYYRGGEKHTVTFTLEEKMGEE; via the coding sequence ATGAGCTTATTCGATGACGAGTTTTACTCCACACGGGTAAAGCGCCGCCCCCGCTTGGCGAAGAGCGACGGCAAGACGTTCTCGGCGGTACCTCTGCGCAGCAAGAGCTGGTCCAAGGTACGAATCGCCGTACTATCCTCCGTAGCCAGCTCCGTGGCTGTGGTGCTTGTGTTCGGCTTGTTCGTCGGGTTCGATCGCGGCGGCGGCCTGCCGGGAGGATCGGTTGCGGCTGTATCCCCCGTACAGACCAACACGGATCCATACGAGCGGACGATTCAGGCGGCCGATAAGGTGCGTCCTGCAGTCGTAAGTATTATTAACGAGCAGCAGCTTCCGACTATCAATGGCGGGAGCGGTCTGGATGAAGGAGAAGAGACGGAGCTTGCCCAAGCTGCCGTAGGCTCCGGGGTCATCTTCGAGAAAGTGAAGGGCAAAGCCCATATTATTACGAATGCCCATGTCGTGGCGGGGGCCGAAGCGGTTAAGGCGGTTCTCAGCAATGGCGATGTGCTTGAAGCCGAGCTTGTCGGGGTGGACGAGATTACGGATCTCGCCGTTCTCGAGATCGATGGAAGCGGCATTAAGACGGTTGCGGAAATCGGCGATTCCAATGAGCTGCGCGCCGGGCAGTGGGTCATGGCTATCGGCAATCCGCTAGGTCTTAGCGATTCGCTGTCCATGGGGATCGTAAGCAAGACGCACCGGATCATTCCGGTATCGCTCAGCCAGGACGGCGTGTACGATTGGGAGCAGGAGGTCATTCAAGTGGATGCCTCCATTAACCAAGGCAACAGCGGCGGGCCTTTGATCGATCTGAACGGCAAGGTCGTCGGCATTAACAGCATGAAGGTTGCCGATTTCGGGGTAGAAGGAGTCGGGTTCGCGATTCCGTCCCATTCTGCCATGCCGATCGTGCAAAGCTTGCTTGAGTATGGTAAAGTGAAACGTCCGTATCTCGGCGTGTACACGATGGATCTCCAGGCTTATATGGCCCAGCAGTCGATTGGGGCTGGCAGCGACCTGCCGGAAGATCCGGAGATGCTCCCTGAGGATGGAGAGAAGGCGCCGGATCAGGAAGCGGGCTCCAGTGAAGAAGATAGCCAGGAAGAATTGCCGCAGTCCGATCTGAAGCTCCCCAAGGGCGTTGAAGACGGGGTGATCGTCCTCGAGGCGGTGGGACCGTCCGCTGAAGCGGGTCTGGAATTCAATGACATCATAGTGAAGCTGGATAAACAGTCGATTTCGAGCACGATGGAGCTTCGCAAATATTTGTACGGCAAGAAGTCCATCGGAGACGATATTCAGGTCACCTACTACCGCGGGGGCGAGAAGCATACGGTAACGTTCACCCTTGAGGAAAAGATGGGCGAAGAATAA
- a CDS encoding DUF1540 domain-containing protein, with translation MAKDVLCEVNSCKYWAAGNNCNASSIYVVSHRGKKASNSEETDCKTFEPKV, from the coding sequence ATGGCCAAAGATGTACTCTGTGAAGTGAACTCCTGCAAGTATTGGGCTGCAGGCAATAACTGCAATGCTTCCTCCATCTATGTTGTCAGCCATCGCGGGAAGAAGGCGAGCAACTCGGAGGAAACCGACTGCAAGACATTCGAACCGAAGGTTTAA
- a CDS encoding YycH family regulatory protein produces the protein MKEKSKTWLLAGLVLLSLMQSYLLAYSMPGIGATFTPRQDYIKTEPMGTEEQVQNVIFPEDMVLHFGNDKHTVLYPGMNFYNLIYDRMQGREFKGFQSNKIYVVDWDTVRERDIGVELRFGGGVPVELLGESFKLDGDLTFLNDVINRIWIYKNNDREEVRTYFFSADGTTVYESVRADLTVNDVQNYVGFGEYSTPYRFVEDELYIPTEPLQAVESVVGYETYTPEQMQRNLFLDPSETRTINDRNGSQIYTDGKRGLQVELDGKWISYTDPVAGQGNGNNLSANVYASIQFINQHGGWDGMHRYLQPIHREEGQAGHSIRYQQYYGSYPVIPAKPFLFGHMQLRLQQGVVSEYERSLITLKEKADSKEVRWLPGGDSLGKTLSGYARRSEVVAVYPAALVSQLKDSKLRFKPVWAVRLTDGSQDVLMPALPDTYDPLPKDSGVTPGNTGGGAAGKGGTNTDSKASNGKTGDTGSAADKAGHSVKAGGFIAAGSQAGSNTDVRR, from the coding sequence ATGAAGGAGAAGTCGAAGACATGGTTGCTCGCCGGGCTTGTACTGCTCAGCCTGATGCAGAGCTATCTGCTTGCATACAGCATGCCGGGTATTGGCGCAACCTTTACCCCCCGCCAGGACTACATTAAGACGGAGCCGATGGGCACCGAGGAACAGGTTCAGAACGTTATTTTTCCCGAGGATATGGTGCTGCACTTCGGCAACGACAAGCACACGGTGCTGTATCCCGGCATGAATTTCTACAACCTGATCTATGACAGGATGCAGGGACGGGAGTTCAAAGGCTTCCAGAGCAACAAAATCTATGTGGTGGATTGGGATACGGTACGCGAGCGGGACATCGGTGTCGAGCTCCGGTTCGGAGGAGGCGTGCCCGTCGAGCTGCTGGGCGAATCGTTCAAGCTGGATGGCGACCTGACATTCCTGAATGATGTCATCAACCGGATCTGGATCTACAAGAATAATGACCGCGAAGAAGTCCGCACGTACTTCTTCAGCGCGGACGGCACGACCGTGTACGAATCGGTACGCGCCGATCTGACAGTGAATGATGTGCAGAATTATGTCGGTTTCGGCGAGTATTCGACTCCGTATCGATTTGTCGAAGACGAACTGTATATTCCGACAGAGCCGCTCCAAGCGGTCGAATCCGTAGTAGGGTACGAGACCTATACGCCGGAGCAGATGCAGCGGAATTTGTTCTTGGACCCGAGCGAAACGAGAACGATTAACGACCGGAACGGTTCGCAAATTTATACGGACGGTAAGCGCGGCCTTCAGGTTGAGCTGGACGGCAAGTGGATCAGCTATACGGATCCGGTGGCCGGACAGGGCAATGGCAATAATTTGAGCGCCAACGTGTACGCCTCCATACAGTTCATCAATCAGCATGGCGGATGGGACGGCATGCATCGTTACCTGCAGCCGATCCATCGGGAGGAAGGACAGGCCGGCCATTCGATCCGATATCAGCAGTATTACGGTTCCTATCCGGTCATTCCGGCCAAACCGTTCCTGTTCGGGCATATGCAGCTGCGGCTGCAGCAGGGCGTAGTATCCGAATACGAGCGTTCCCTTATTACGCTGAAAGAGAAGGCCGATTCCAAGGAGGTACGCTGGCTGCCGGGCGGAGATTCGCTCGGCAAGACGCTGAGCGGCTATGCGCGCAGAAGCGAGGTTGTGGCCGTCTACCCGGCGGCGCTCGTCTCGCAGCTGAAGGATTCGAAGCTGCGGTTCAAGCCGGTCTGGGCCGTCCGTTTGACGGATGGCTCGCAGGATGTGCTGATGCCGGCACTGCCGGATACCTACGATCCGCTTCCGAAGGACTCGGGCGTCACACCGGGTAACACTGGAGGCGGGGCTGCAGGTAAGGGCGGTACAAATACGGACAGCAAGGCATCAAACGGTAAAACAGGCGATACAGGCAGCGCGGCGGACAAAGCCGGTCACTCTGTGAAAGCGGGCGGATTCATCGCTGCCGGGTCGCAAGCCGGATCGAACACGGACGTGCGGAGGTGA
- a CDS encoding M20/M25/M40 family metallo-hydrolase produces MNSHYPISSYTSRPAAGSAAARWLKRISILVLLFGAMLIGLLQIRAPQPAGPDAPPDAFSADRAMEKLSVIAKEPHPVDSPAHDQVRDYLLAELEALGLKPEVQQAQGESVWEPGKTLTLENIVARIPGTDNSKALMIAAHYDSVPEGPGAADDGAAIAAMLETARALQVSGPLKNDVLLVMTDGEEMGLLGAKAFMKEHPWAKDVGLVLNFEARGNKGPSFMFETSEQNGWLIEEFMKAAPQPVAYSLVYNVYKLMPNDTDLTEFRAGGLPGLNFAFGMGLNAYHKEIDTPNNLDRSSLQHHGEYMLSLTRHFGQLDLTDVKQGDRVYFNVFGWKMVSYPESWALGFMLLGLLLFAVTVWHGWYQRRLSLKGLIGGFFVALLSLAVVFGVVTLIWSILQANVSHPYYVSIMKDLSVGTYYLIGLLLVMVLVAFLLIRTFSRYVRTENLWIGTLLLWVFLSAATTFYLPGGSYLFTWPLLFSLIGLNLSYMMREGAWAWPSALFAMPGILLFTPILYLVFVMMTLDMAGPLITVAALACTLIYPLFCRMPRRGMM; encoded by the coding sequence ATGAACTCCCATTATCCGATATCCTCTTATACATCCAGGCCTGCTGCCGGCTCCGCTGCCGCCAGATGGCTGAAGCGAATAAGCATCCTTGTTCTTCTATTCGGCGCCATGCTCATCGGCCTGCTGCAAATCCGGGCTCCGCAGCCCGCCGGTCCCGATGCTCCGCCCGACGCGTTCTCTGCCGACCGCGCCATGGAGAAGCTCAGCGTCATTGCGAAGGAACCGCATCCCGTTGACTCGCCTGCGCATGACCAGGTGCGGGATTATTTACTCGCGGAGCTCGAGGCTCTGGGCTTGAAGCCGGAGGTGCAGCAGGCGCAAGGCGAATCGGTTTGGGAACCAGGGAAAACCTTAACGCTCGAGAACATTGTGGCGCGCATTCCGGGCACGGATAACAGCAAGGCGCTGATGATCGCGGCCCATTACGATTCCGTTCCGGAGGGCCCGGGCGCGGCCGATGACGGCGCGGCAATCGCGGCGATGCTGGAGACGGCACGCGCGCTTCAAGTGTCCGGTCCGCTTAAGAACGATGTCCTCCTGGTCATGACGGACGGTGAAGAGATGGGCCTGTTGGGCGCTAAAGCGTTCATGAAGGAGCATCCTTGGGCCAAAGATGTCGGGCTGGTGTTAAATTTTGAAGCACGGGGGAATAAAGGGCCGTCCTTCATGTTCGAGACGAGCGAGCAGAACGGATGGCTGATCGAGGAGTTTATGAAGGCGGCGCCGCAGCCGGTGGCTTATTCGCTAGTCTATAACGTCTATAAACTGATGCCGAACGACACCGACTTGACGGAGTTCCGGGCGGGCGGGTTGCCTGGCCTCAATTTTGCCTTCGGGATGGGCTTGAATGCCTACCACAAGGAGATTGATACGCCGAACAATCTCGATCGTTCCAGCCTGCAGCATCATGGTGAATACATGCTGAGCTTGACGAGGCATTTCGGTCAACTGGATTTGACCGATGTGAAGCAGGGGGACCGGGTCTATTTCAACGTATTCGGCTGGAAGATGGTGAGCTATCCGGAATCGTGGGCACTCGGGTTCATGCTGCTGGGCTTGCTGCTGTTCGCCGTTACGGTATGGCACGGCTGGTATCAGCGGCGGCTCAGCCTGAAGGGGCTGATTGGCGGATTCTTCGTCGCGTTGCTAAGCCTAGCGGTGGTGTTCGGGGTTGTCACCCTGATCTGGAGCATCCTGCAGGCGAACGTGTCGCATCCTTACTATGTATCGATTATGAAGGATCTCAGCGTCGGGACGTACTATTTAATCGGTTTGCTGCTGGTTATGGTGCTCGTCGCGTTCCTGCTGATCCGGACGTTCTCGCGTTATGTGCGGACGGAAAACCTGTGGATCGGGACGCTGCTGCTGTGGGTGTTCCTCAGCGCGGCGACGACGTTCTATCTTCCGGGCGGAAGCTATCTGTTCACGTGGCCGCTTCTGTTCAGCCTAATCGGGCTCAATCTCTCCTATATGATGCGGGAAGGGGCATGGGCTTGGCCGTCCGCGCTGTTCGCGATGCCGGGCATCCTGCTGTTCACGCCGATTCTATATCTTGTGTTCGTGATGATGACGCTGGATATGGCAGGGCCGCTGATCACGGTCGCCGCGCTGGCGTGCACGCTGATTTACCCGCTGTTCTGCCGGATGCCGAGGCGGGGCATGATGTGA
- a CDS encoding CxxH/CxxC protein, with protein MYCVCKEHIELAIDKFVDDYEDAPDIVDLATATFTDWEAPATCDMCDSIAAYLIV; from the coding sequence ATGTATTGTGTGTGCAAAGAACATATTGAGCTTGCCATCGATAAGTTTGTCGATGATTACGAGGACGCGCCGGACATTGTCGATCTGGCGACGGCAACCTTCACGGACTGGGAAGCGCCTGCGACTTGCGATATGTGCGACAGCATCGCGGCGTATTTGATCGTGTAG